Proteins encoded by one window of Acinetobacter defluvii:
- a CDS encoding IS30-like element ISAba125 family transposase translates to MEYIKLSYHHLNFEDRTALMLESRKEGFSARKFAELIKRHPSTIYRELKRNSINDVYQAQYASDNTFARRRRGHRKLKIDSILWKFIVEAIRCLWSPQQIAKRLKTFPDLDQTMNVSHTTIYSTIRALPKGELKKDLLSCLRHENKKRKANGEPKKDSILQDIKTIHERPAEVQERKIPGHWEADLIKGKDNKSSIATLIERNTRLCILATLPDAKAESVRKALTEALKYLPAELRKTLTYDRGREMSEHKILEEDLGIDVYFCDPHSPWQKGTCENMNGLIRQYLPKGIDLNQADQHYLNQVAMSLNTRPRKALDWLTPLEKFAQLVDYHMAFETVAPHV, encoded by the coding sequence ATGGAGTATATAAAATTGTCATACCATCATCTTAACTTTGAAGATCGTACTGCATTAATGCTTGAGTCAAGAAAAGAAGGCTTTTCAGCCAGAAAATTTGCTGAACTTATTAAAAGACATCCTAGTACGATCTATCGTGAGCTTAAAAGAAATAGCATCAATGACGTTTATCAAGCTCAATATGCTTCTGATAACACTTTTGCTAGACGTAGACGTGGTCACAGAAAACTCAAAATCGATTCAATCCTCTGGAAATTTATTGTTGAAGCGATCCGTTGTTTATGGTCTCCTCAGCAAATAGCAAAGCGTTTAAAGACATTTCCTGATTTGGATCAAACAATGAATGTAAGCCATACAACGATTTATTCAACGATACGAGCATTACCCAAGGGTGAGTTGAAAAAAGACTTATTATCCTGTCTACGTCATGAAAATAAAAAGCGAAAAGCTAACGGTGAACCTAAAAAAGATTCTATATTACAGGATATTAAAACTATTCATGAGCGCCCAGCCGAAGTTCAAGAAAGAAAAATACCGGGTCATTGGGAAGCTGATTTAATTAAAGGTAAAGACAATAAAAGTTCGATAGCAACACTTATTGAACGAAATACACGGCTCTGTATCTTGGCAACATTACCTGATGCAAAGGCAGAATCAGTGCGCAAGGCTTTAACTGAAGCTCTGAAATATTTACCTGCAGAACTGCGTAAAACGTTGACCTATGACCGTGGACGTGAGATGTCAGAACATAAAATACTCGAAGAAGATTTAGGCATAGATGTATATTTCTGTGACCCACATTCACCCTGGCAAAAAGGCACATGCGAAAATATGAATGGTTTAATTAGGCAATATTTACCTAAAGGGATTGATTTAAATCAGGCAGATCAGCATTATTTAAATCAAGTTGCCATGTCACTGAATACTCGTCCTAGAAAGGCGTTAGATTGGCTTACACCATTAGAGAAATTTGCTCAGCTTGTTGATTATCATATGGCTTTTGAAACTGTCGCACCTCATGTTTGA
- a CDS encoding aminoglycoside O-phosphotransferase APH(3')-VIa: protein MELPNIIQQFIGNSVLEPNKIGQSPSDVYSFNRNNETFFLKRSSTLYTETTYSVSREAKMLSWLSEKLKVPELIMTFQDEQFEFMITKAINAKPISALFLTDQELLAIYKEALNLLNSIAIIDCPFISNIDHRLKESKFFIDNQLLDDIDQDDFDTELWGDHKTYLSLWNELTETRVEERLVFSHGDITDSNIFIDKFNEIYFLDLGRAGLADEFVDISFVERCLREDASEETAKIFLKHLKNDRPDKRNYFLKLDELN from the coding sequence ATGGAATTGCCCAATATTATTCAACAATTTATCGGAAACAGCGTTTTAGAGCCAAATAAAATTGGTCAGTCGCCATCGGATGTTTATTCTTTTAATCGAAATAATGAAACTTTTTTTCTTAAGCGATCTAGCACTTTATATACAGAGACCACATACAGTGTCTCTCGTGAAGCGAAAATGTTGAGTTGGCTCTCTGAGAAATTAAAGGTGCCTGAACTCATCATGACTTTTCAGGATGAGCAGTTTGAATTCATGATCACTAAAGCGATCAATGCAAAACCAATTTCAGCGCTTTTTTTAACAGACCAAGAATTGCTTGCTATCTATAAGGAGGCACTCAATCTGTTAAATTCAATTGCTATTATTGATTGTCCATTTATTTCAAACATTGATCATCGGTTAAAAGAGTCAAAATTTTTTATTGATAACCAACTCCTTGACGATATAGATCAAGATGATTTTGACACTGAATTATGGGGAGACCATAAAACTTACCTAAGTCTATGGAATGAGTTAACCGAGACTCGTGTTGAAGAAAGATTGGTTTTTTCTCATGGCGATATCACGGATAGTAATATTTTTATAGATAAATTCAATGAAATTTATTTTTTAGATCTTGGTCGTGCTGGGTTAGCAGATGAATTTGTAGATATATCCTTTGTTGAACGTTGCCTAAGAGAGGATGCATCGGAGGAAACTGCGAAAATATTTTTAAAGCATTTAAAAAATGATAGACCTGACAAAAGGAATTATTTTTTAAAACTTGATGAATTGAATTGA
- a CDS encoding TniB family NTP-binding protein has product MDEYPIIDLSHLLPAAQGLARLPADERIQRLRADRWIGYPRAVEALNRLEALYAWPNKQRMPNLLLVGPTNNGKSMIVEKFRRTHPASSDADQEHIPVLVVQMPSEPSVIRFYVALLAAMGAPLRPRPRLPEMEQLALALLRKVGVRMLVIDELHNVLAGNSVNRREFLNLLRFLGNELRIPLVGVGTRDAYLAIRSDDQLENRFEPMMLPVWEANDDCCSLLASFAASLPLRRPSPIATLDMARYLLTRSEGTIGELAHLLMAAAIVAVESGEEAINHRTLSMACRQPLAQPRHRGRTASDLEATGPSHPDMDLDARTDVRFRVLGVLR; this is encoded by the coding sequence GTGGACGAATATCCCATCATCGACCTGTCCCACCTGCTGCCGGCGGCCCAGGGCTTGGCCCGTCTTCCGGCGGACGAGCGCATCCAGCGCCTTCGCGCCGACCGCTGGATCGGCTATCCGCGCGCAGTCGAGGCGCTGAACCGGCTGGAAGCCCTTTATGCGTGGCCAAACAAGCAACGCATGCCCAACCTGCTGCTGGTTGGCCCGACCAACAATGGCAAGTCGATGATCGTCGAGAAGTTCCGCCGCACCCACCCGGCCAGCTCCGACGCCGACCAGGAGCACATCCCGGTGTTGGTCGTGCAGATGCCGTCCGAGCCGTCCGTGATCCGCTTCTACGTCGCGCTGCTCGCCGCGATGGGCGCGCCGCTGCGCCCACGCCCACGGTTGCCGGAAATGGAGCAACTGGCTCTGGCACTGCTGCGCAAGGTCGGCGTGCGCATGCTGGTGATCGACGAGCTGCACAACGTGCTGGCCGGCAACAGCGTCAACCGCCGGGAATTCCTCAACCTGCTGCGCTTCCTCGGCAACGAACTGCGCATCCCGTTGGTTGGGGTAGGCACGCGCGACGCCTACCTAGCCATCCGCTCCGATGACCAGTTGGAAAATCGCTTCGAGCCGATGATGCTGCCGGTATGGGAGGCCAACGACGATTGCTGCTCACTGCTGGCCAGCTTCGCCGCTTCGCTCCCGCTGCGCCGGCCTTCCCCAATTGCCACGCTGGACATGGCTCGCTACCTGCTCACACGCAGCGAGGGCACCATAGGGGAACTGGCGCACTTGCTGATGGCGGCGGCCATCGTCGCCGTGGAGAGCGGCGAGGAAGCGATCAACCATCGCACACTCAGCATGGCCTGTCGACAACCTCTCGCGCAACCAAGACATCGCGGTCGGACTGCAAGTGATCTTGAAGCCACGGGCCCGTCCCACCCCGACATGGACCTCGATGCCCGAACGGACGTTAGATTTCGAGTTCTAGGCGTTCTGCGATGA